From one Montipora capricornis isolate CH-2021 chromosome 10, ASM3666992v2, whole genome shotgun sequence genomic stretch:
- the LOC138018362 gene encoding histamine H2 receptor-like: MSGSNRNATNKVEVSSLLASSECTPWIVTLISECVAIVVLNLITMAVFMTQRQMQRRGTYILIRNLTMTDLLAGVISGPLQIERIGRHCDAWEYTFDVSSWADLIKFAFLHIFSFASLANLAVISLERVHATYRPSRHLFMNRRVYYVTIAIIWLIAIIREALQITLGKMPFQDRGKIPLVINSALYVAYYFLVLLVVCICYLSIFIKVRFGRRINRLDNGVIMRERKLSAIWFAVTVASLITLLPVITYICLGLFHPDFPSPKSPVNFHLRMFALTCFISNSLVNPIIYAMRMQGFRTGVRNLLCGGAPADANMATIPLEENL; the protein is encoded by the coding sequence ATGTCTGGCAGTAACAGAAATGCGACCAACAAAGTCGAAGTGTCTTCACTTCTCGCCTCATCAGAATGCACTCCGTGGATCGTTACGCTAATATCTGAATGTGTAGCCATAGTGGTTCTCAATCTTATCACCATGGCTGTATTCATGACACAACGCCAGATGCAGCGCCGAGGCACGTACATTCTTATCCGAAATCTTACGATGACTGATCTCTTGGCGGGGGTTATTTCAGGTCCCCTTCAGATTGAACGAATCGGTCGACATTGTGATGCCTGGGAGTACACCTTTGATGTCAGTTCTTGGGCTGATCTGATCAAATTTGCATTTCTCCATATCTTCTCCTTTGCTTCGCTTGCAAATCTTGCTGTCATCTCGTTGGAGCGCGTGCACGCCACATACCGTCCTTCCAGGCATCTCTTCATGAACAGACGAGTCTACTACGTCACTATAGCCATCATTTGGCTGATAGCTATTATCAGAGAAGCTCTTCAAATCACGTTAGGAAAAATGCCATTTCAAGATCGCGGGAAGATCCCTTTAGTAATAAATTCCGCTCTGTATGTTGCATACTATTTCCTAGTTCTCCTTGTTGTATGCATTTGCTACCTTTCAATTTTTATCAAGGTTCGTTTTGGCCGGCGAATAAACCGCCTCGACAACGGAGTTATCATGAGAGAGCGCAAGCTATCCGCCATTTGGTTTGCTGTTACAGTTGCTTCCCTGATCACTCTCTTGCCTGTTATAACATATATATGTCTGGGTTTGTTCCATCCTGATTTCCCTTCGCCGAAAAGTCCCGTAAATTTTCACCTGCGAATGTTCGCTCTAACATGTTTCATATCAAACTCGTTGGTAAATCCCATCATCTACGCCATGCGTATGCAAGGCTTCCGCACCGGCGTGAGAAATTTACTTTGCGGTGGCGCTCCTGCTGATGCAAACATGGCCACTATTCCACTTGAAGAAAACCTGTAG